The nucleotide window GCACCGTAAGTTGCTTAAAGCGGTGCGCGCCTTCGAGACCTACCTCACCAACAACCGCGCCTCCGTCCCCAATTACGGCGAACGTTCCCGGCAGGGAAAGACCATTTCCACGGCCTTTGTGGAGTCGGCCGTCAACCAGGTGGTGCGCAAAAGGTTCGTCAGGAAACAGCAGATGCGCTGGACGCCTGCGGGTGCGCACTTTCTGCTGCAAATCCGGGCCCAAGTCTTGAACGGCGACTGGCGCGCCACGTTGTCCCGGCGGTATCCGGGCATGCAGTTAACGCCCAAGCCGAAGGCCGCTTAGCCCCCGATTTTTTCCACTCTCGCGTGAGCCCAGGTTTCGGCAGCATCGGCTGCGGCTGCGCCGCAAGCGGTAAACCAAGAAAAATCAGAACGACCCCCACGAGACGCATCGTTTTGATCCCACGCGGACCGGCCCGCAGAAGTCAATGCGTTCCAAAGCAAGTCAAAGCACCGACTCGAGCATCTCCCGAAAGACGGTTGCCGTCGGTCGCCAGTTGCCGCGCATGGCCTGAGCGGCGGCTTTAGCGTAGCCGCCGTCCGGGCGCGGACGTAGCCGAACCGCCGGAGGTAGCCCGTAACGCATGAAAACGGCGTTGGCCCACAGCCTCGCGGTGCGGCCGTTGCCGTTGGCGAAAGGGTGGATGCGAACCCATTCCGCGTGCGCCCAGGCCGCCGCGTCAATGGCCGCCGCCAATCCGTCCGCGTCGAGCTCCCGGTCGCGCGGGTAAAGCCGGTCGAGGACCGCCAAGGCACGCTGAAGGCGGGCTTCGAACGCCTTCAATTGGGCGGCGACCTGCGTGGGGGGCACGCCTTCGGCCGTACCAATCCCGACGTGAATTTCGGTAAGGCCGGCTTCGCCCCGGTATTTGCCCACGCACTCAGGAAACGGAACTTCCAGCCCGGCCATCGCGCCGCGGTGCCACCCACGTGCAGATTCGAGCGTCAGCGCGTCGCGGCGCTTGGCGCCGTCACGAATTTCGCGCAAGATTTTGGTCAGGTTCTCGAACAGCTGCGGACTGTCCTCGTCCCAGCCGGCCATGGTTTTAGCCTTTTATCGCCTCCTGGACCAAACTCTGGGCAGGACCCGTTTGGGGTTGCGGGCGACCTTCCGCGGGATCTCCAGCGCCCCGCTTGGCTTCCGCCTCCGCAAAGGCCGCGATGGCAGTTTCAAACTCGGGGTCCTTGGCACGGTAAGCCCGGAGGCGCTTCAGGACCTGCTCCAAGTCGGCTTCGACCTCTGCCGAACGCGTCTGGAGAAAGGCCGCGACGGCTTCGTTGACGAGGCGGTTCAGCGGTTTTTTGAGAATTTGGCCGAGGAGGGCCAATCCTTCCTGAAGCTTAGGGTCAAGCCGAACCGTGGTCGCTTTGGGCAGGTCACGATCGTGGGATGGCATGCAAGGATGATCGCATTGTTCGAGATTGATATCAATATTGAATATTGATGCCATCCTTCGAGAACGGGTACGTCGTCCGCTGCCTGAGATTTGAAAGCAAACCCGAGGAGGCCCGGTCGAAACGGACCGAAGCGAATCGGCCCCCTTTCTTTGATCCGGACGAATGCGTACCGCAGATAAGGTACTATCGTGTGTTGCCCAAAGCACCGCAGAACAGCCTTGGCTGAGCTGCACTGCCGGTAGTTTAAGCCTGGAGTACTAACCAGCCGTCGCCGCCGACGGCAAACAGCAGGTGGTCCTTCTGCAGCACGGTCAGGGCGCGAAACCGGTCCACCCGATCCACGCTGACCGGGCGCAATGTAGAACCGCCGGCCTCGAGGTAGCCCGGGCCGGCCTTACCGGCGAGGAAAATCTGCCCCGCGGCCGGGCCACACGCTACATCGTAGATTTCGTTGCCGGTTTCGGCGGGAAGGAGGCAAAGGCTGCGGGCTTTGCCCGCGCGGTTTGCCCGACGGGTTCGGGCGCAAATGCTTTGCGGAAGGGTGCTCTTCGCGTCCATGAGGGTCCGGTGCTTGGTTCAAAGTCGGGCCTGTGGGGTTTGCATCGCCACAAGGCCCGGTAAATCCTTTTCGAAAGGGGCAGGGGCATTGCAGATCCCACGCCGCTAGTCACGGGTTCCGACCGGATTGCCTATTGACGCCAGATCGGGCGAAGCGTCTAATGGGGCGTCGCCCCAATACCTTTTTACTGAAGGCCACCTTTCTATTTCTGTCCCGGCAATGAGGGAAATCCTGCCGCGGATACCTCGGCGACAAACCACCCTGGCACCCCCGAAACAAGACGATGAAAATACGCTTACTCCTTGCCCTTGTAGGTTTGGCAATCAGCTTTGCCTTGCCGACCGTCGCCCAACAGAAGGACACGATCGATTCGCAGACGCACGCGCAGATAGACGAGCAGATTGACAAGAAATTTGACGAGGCATTCAATAACGGGGATGCCGCTGCCTTGGCCGCGCTTTTCACCCAAGACGCGGTTTGGGTGACTCCGCAAGGGTCTGTGGCCGGTCGGGAGGCCATCCAGCAGCGTTTTGCCGGGATGTTCCAGCAAGGGCATTACAGCAACCATCTCAACAACGACGATCCGGGCTCCCCTCACCTGATAGGAACGGCCGGCAATGAGGTCTGGAGAACCGGGGAATGGAGTTTTACGCTTCAAGGCAAGAGCAGTAGTCAGCTACAGCTGAAGGGCCATTTTGGAGCGATTAATGTTCGTGAGGGCGAGAGCTGGAAGATTCGGATGCTGACCTTCAACGTAACGCCACCACCGGCCGCGGTGCCGTCCCCGACGGCCACCCCGAGCAGCCAGTAACCCAGCAAAAACGGGATTGGGTCGAGGGAGCGTAAAAATCGATTCGCCGGTTTCCGGGCATGGACGACCGGCTTGGCGTCGCGTTTCTGCACGCGCCTTTGCGGCCAATCCCTGGCGAGCCCGGGCGGCGGGTTCTGCCGCCCCTTCAGCAAATCCAACCCGGCCGGGCGGGCGTTTGTCAGGATGGGCGTACGGACGTGACGCCTTAGGAGACTGGCGGAACCGGTAATTTTCAGTCCCGCAAGGATGGAAAACACTGCGCGATCGATGGATCTGGCCTGGAAAGTGGCGGGGCCAAAACCAAAAACGGAAATTCGACGGCGAACGCGGGCGTCTTATTAGGTCATACAGCAGGTCGCCTTTTGCAGCCCCTTAACCGGACTCTTCGTGCCATTGTTGTTCCCAAAACCCCGTATCGGCACACGCAATGCCGCTTCGCATCCCGCAGATTACAATCTCATCTGTAACACCCAGTGAGGACAAGGCGGCCTTTCTGCACAGACCACGGTCTACCAGATTGACGAGAACGCTTCAGAGGCTGAATGTCGCCACTTTGTTTGCAACCAGTCATCTGGATGCCACACGGGTGGCTGTCGAATTCTCAGGGTCATTCGAATTAGCTGGCAGACTCAGAGGTTCTCGACCCGATCCCTTCCGAAAAGGTTTCTGCTCTCCCCTGAGACTCCGATCGCGAGGCTCCGCGCATCGGCCGCTTTCAACTTCCGGCGCTTGCGCGGTTGCCGCACCGGGTCGCAACCGGCCGGCACGGCCGTATCGTAAATGCGCACCGGCTCCTACCTTCTAACCTCGAAGGGGATCGGGAATATTAACCATGGCGTATAGTTAACTCCGGAACCGCTGACGGCTGTTGCCCCCCTCGTCCCGGGGCCGCTGGGACTGCCCCACCAGTTTTCCGTGGCGTCAACCGTCCCGGGACCGATGTTGGCCAAGCCGACGGGCGCACCAACCAAGTCGTTCAAATGCGCATCGACCTTAGCGGGCGTGTTGGTGACGATATCGTCCTGTTCGTTGTAGATGACGTTGCCCGAGATGAGCGTGCCGGTGATGCCGACGCGCCCGAAGACGTTTATCCCGGTCGGGCCCGGCGTTGCGGCATCTTCCGTATCCGCAGCGTTGCCCGAGATGCGATTGTTCGTGATGACGTTGTCGTTAAGGTTCACCGCGGGGTCGCCCGGTCCGGGAGCTGCATGGTTGTGCATGGTCACACCGGGTAGGCCATTATTCGTAAGGTCATTGTCGATGACCACGTTGGCGTAGGCCCGGTTACCCGGCCCGGCCGCAAAAATGCCGACGCCCGCACCGGCGCCCGGGACCTGATGCCCATTATGAATCGAGTCGTTATGAGCTATGGTGTTGTTAAAGACGCCGAACGAATCACTGCCGTTGATGCCCGGGGCGAGCGGGTGAGACGCAAGCGTGATTCCGCAGTCGAATGGGTTATCGCGCACCAGGTTTTTGGTGATGAGATTGTGATGGGTGGCGCCCGTCTCGTCGCTGAGCAGAATCCCGCCGGAGTTATTCTGGGAGATGTTATTGGCCACGACGGAGTGATCGACGCCTATAAGGTGGATGCCTTCCCCGCAATCTTCGCCTTCCTCCGTCTCGAAACCCGGCAAGTCGGAGGAACAAGCCGGTAAGTTTCCCGAGACATTAAGTGCCTGGTCATTGTAGCTCACCTCGTTGTCCCAAATGGTGACGAAGGAGGCGTCAGTCACCAGGATGCCCTCAAACCTGGCGTTCTCAATCGTGAACCCGGTGACCACAACCCTGCTCAGGCCGGGAGGATTATTATCTTTCCCGTCGATGTAGATGCCGTTCGGCCGGCCCGCCGCGTTGATGATCGACCGGCCGCGACCTGAGCCGACAAGGGAGAGCGACGTGCCGATGACGACGCCCTCATTGTACACGCCCGGACTCACATAAATCGTGTCGCCCGCGGCTGCCGCCTTCACTGCGGCGCCGATGGTAGCGTAATGGCCCGGCACCCCGCCCGGGTTGACGTATAACGCAGTGGCCACCGCTGACTGGCAGAGACCAGCCATCAACGCCGTCACGGGAAAAAGCCGGATACAATCCGCTTTGAAATGCGTCCAAAACCTAAGCCTGTTCATGTCAAGTCCTCCTGCGAATCGAGCGAAACCCCGGACCGAGCAGCGCCCAGGGACTGCGGCGCCGGGGGATCAGAAAATCGCCCGCAAGCCGTTGACCATCGTACGGCGCCTTGCGAGTCCGTGCAACCGCAACAAAAGGCCCTAAGAAAACCCGTTTAGGTGAATGAAGTTCCACCAGATACGCATCCAGCCAAGGCACAATGAGGCTTCATCGATGTCAGCGCGACGTTCGTAGTGGATGGTCAGCCGGCGGACATGCGATCGCCGCCGCGTGCGGGGCGGGAGAAACCGACTCGAAGGGGGGTGGGCAGGCTCATGACGATCCGTTCGTGACGGGGGTGTCTGGCTAACGAACCCGGTAATGCTCTACGGCGTCCTGGTCCCACGCAAGTCCGCAGCCTGCTTCGGTCTGCGGCAGTGCAAAGCCGTCCTTGAGCGCCAACGGCCGCTCCAGGATCGGCGTCGCCCAATCCACGTATTCCAACCAGTGCGCTTGCGGGGAAATCGCCAGCAGCTGCGCGCTGAGTTCCGGGAAGAGGTGACTCGAGACCGGTAAGCCGGCCGCCTCGGCTTGGCTCGCCGCGCGCAACCAGCCCGTGATCCCACCGATTTTCATCACGTCCAGCATCACGAAATCCGAGGCACCGGCGGACAGGCACTTGGTCAGGTCGTGCGGGCCCCACAGGTTTTCGCCCATTTGAATGGGCGTACGGCACGCGGCGGCGATGCGGGCGTGACCCGCGAAATCATCGGCCCGGGTTGGTTCTTCCACCCACACCAGCGCCTCATCTTCGAGCGACTGGACGCGCGCAATCGCCTCCGGCACCGAGAGGCTTTGGTTATAATCGACCATGACCTGCAAGGCGGCGCCGGCCGCGTCCCGGGCCGCGCGAACCACCGCGCGATCCTGTTCGACGTGCGGGTAACCGGCTTTGTACTTCACGCAGCGAAAACCCCGTTCGACCGATTCGGCGGCTTCCCGTGCCGCCCCCTCCGGCCCGGCCATGCCGAGGCTGTGGTAGGCGGGGATGGGTTTCTCCTCGCCGCCCAGCAGCCGGGTAAGGGACAACCCGGCCGCCTTGGCCAGCAGGTCCCACGCCGCCATGTCGATGGCGGCCATGGCAATGCCGGTGAACCCTTGCGGCCCAAGCAAGCGGAAACGGCCTTGGAGCTGCTGCGCCAAGGCCAGCGGGGCGGCCGTCACGCCCTGGATCAGGGGCTGCAGGGCTTCCGTGAGCTCGGCAATGGGCTTCAGGGCAAGCGGGGTGTAGCAGAACGCGTAACCGTGGCCGGTCAGGCCCTGGTCGGTTTCCAAGTCCACCAGCATCAGCGGGGCGGAGCGGACCACGCCGCTGGCCGTCGGGTGCGGCCGCCCCAACGGCACATCCACTGGGGTGGCGCGCACGCGGCGAATCTTGG belongs to Verrucomicrobiota bacterium and includes:
- a CDS encoding Fic family protein, yielding MAGWDEDSPQLFENLTKILREIRDGAKRRDALTLESARGWHRGAMAGLEVPFPECVGKYRGEAGLTEIHVGIGTAEGVPPTQVAAQLKAFEARLQRALAVLDRLYPRDRELDADGLAAAIDAAAWAHAEWVRIHPFANGNGRTARLWANAVFMRYGLPPAVRLRPRPDGGYAKAAAQAMRGNWRPTATVFREMLESVL
- a CDS encoding nuclear transport factor 2 family protein, coding for MKIRLLLALVGLAISFALPTVAQQKDTIDSQTHAQIDEQIDKKFDEAFNNGDAAALAALFTQDAVWVTPQGSVAGREAIQQRFAGMFQQGHYSNHLNNDDPGSPHLIGTAGNEVWRTGEWSFTLQGKSSSQLQLKGHFGAINVREGESWKIRMLTFNVTPPPAAVPSPTATPSSQ
- a CDS encoding right-handed parallel beta-helix repeat-containing protein produces the protein MNRLRFWTHFKADCIRLFPVTALMAGLCQSAVATALYVNPGGVPGHYATIGAAVKAAAAGDTIYVSPGVYNEGVVIGTSLSLVGSGRGRSIINAAGRPNGIYIDGKDNNPPGLSRVVVTGFTIENARFEGILVTDASFVTIWDNEVSYNDQALNVSGNLPACSSDLPGFETEEGEDCGEGIHLIGVDHSVVANNISQNNSGGILLSDETGATHHNLITKNLVRDNPFDCGITLASHPLAPGINGSDSFGVFNNTIAHNDSIHNGHQVPGAGAGVGIFAAGPGNRAYANVVIDNDLTNNGLPGVTMHNHAAPGPGDPAVNLNDNVITNNRISGNAADTEDAATPGPTGINVFGRVGITGTLISGNVIYNEQDDIVTNTPAKVDAHLNDLVGAPVGLANIGPGTVDATENWWGSPSGPGTRGATAVSGSGVNYTPWLIFPIPFEVRR
- a CDS encoding mandelate racemase, which gives rise to MDASLPKIRRVRATPVDVPLGRPHPTASGVVRSAPLMLVDLETDQGLTGHGYAFCYTPLALKPIAELTEALQPLIQGVTAAPLALAQQLQGRFRLLGPQGFTGIAMAAIDMAAWDLLAKAAGLSLTRLLGGEEKPIPAYHSLGMAGPEGAAREAAESVERGFRCVKYKAGYPHVEQDRAVVRAARDAAGAALQVMVDYNQSLSVPEAIARVQSLEDEALVWVEEPTRADDFAGHARIAAACRTPIQMGENLWGPHDLTKCLSAGASDFVMLDVMKIGGITGWLRAASQAEAAGLPVSSHLFPELSAQLLAISPQAHWLEYVDWATPILERPLALKDGFALPQTEAGCGLAWDQDAVEHYRVR